In one Mucilaginibacter sp. PAMB04168 genomic region, the following are encoded:
- a CDS encoding pyridoxamine 5'-phosphate oxidase family protein, which yields MNEDLEDIINASWKKLTGQRDGDNGGFKYIQVCSYAADYIDAYTVVLREGSAGNRSLIFYTDVRSPKVGGIKQNNKLTVISYNDEQKMQLILKGEAEIHFQNDTAAFYWQKDGYRSRRAYLAQPAPTTSVEEATDGLLHLSNRKLDDADAGGYENFAVVKINVNYLEYLQLSRDGNRRARFTWQGAGWDGTWLIP from the coding sequence ATGAATGAGGATCTGGAAGATATAATTAATGCCAGCTGGAAGAAGCTAACAGGCCAAAGAGACGGTGATAATGGAGGTTTTAAGTACATCCAGGTATGTAGTTATGCAGCCGATTATATTGATGCTTATACGGTAGTTTTAAGAGAAGGCTCGGCAGGTAACCGCTCGCTCATTTTTTATACCGACGTACGCTCGCCGAAAGTAGGGGGCATAAAGCAAAATAATAAACTCACCGTAATTAGCTATAACGATGAGCAAAAGATGCAATTGATTTTGAAAGGGGAGGCCGAAATACATTTTCAGAATGATACTGCTGCATTTTACTGGCAAAAGGACGGTTACAGAAGCCGGAGGGCTTACCTGGCTCAGCCAGCGCCCACAACATCTGTTGAGGAGGCAACGGATGGATTATTACATCTATCGAATCGAAAGCTTGATGATGCCGACGCCGGCGGATATGAAAACTTTGCTGTGGTTAAAATAAATGTGAATTATTTGGAATATCTGCAACTGAGTCGCGATGGCAACCGCCGGGCCAGATTCACCTGGCAAGGTGCCGGGTGGGATGGTACATGGTTAATACCTTGA
- a CDS encoding segregation/condensation protein A → MADESFAIRLPQFEGPFDLLLFFIERDELDIHEIAIARITNDFLDYIHQMNSLNMELASEFIFVAATLMRIKAKMLLPRYEAENGENEVDSKEDLIRKLIEYKKFKDICEQLRPLEDERFKQERRGNIAAELAGIEAVATPGEELSELTLYRLMQVYERVTRRYLSRSEEVTHTVVQYPYTIEQQKKVIDDLLRINGKLDFNAMVKNSENRVHFIYNFLAMLEMLQQELIDIQLGLDYNNFWIAPRTPH, encoded by the coding sequence ATGGCCGATGAGAGTTTTGCTATCCGGTTGCCGCAGTTTGAAGGCCCCTTCGATTTACTGCTCTTTTTTATTGAAAGAGATGAGCTGGATATTCATGAGATTGCCATAGCCCGTATCACCAACGATTTTCTGGACTACATACACCAGATGAATAGCCTGAATATGGAGCTGGCCAGCGAGTTTATATTTGTGGCCGCTACCCTTATGCGCATAAAGGCTAAAATGCTGTTACCCCGTTATGAGGCCGAAAATGGTGAGAACGAGGTTGACAGCAAAGAGGACCTCATCAGAAAACTGATTGAGTATAAAAAGTTTAAAGATATATGTGAGCAGTTGCGGCCACTTGAGGATGAGCGCTTTAAGCAGGAGCGCCGTGGCAATATCGCGGCCGAACTTGCTGGCATTGAAGCCGTAGCTACCCCCGGCGAAGAGCTTTCAGAACTTACCCTTTACCGCCTGATGCAGGTTTACGAACGGGTTACACGACGTTACCTTAGCCGCTCAGAGGAAGTGACGCACACGGTAGTGCAATACCCTTACACCATTGAGCAACAAAAGAAAGTGATTGATGATCTGCTGCGTATTAATGGCAAGCTCGATTTTAATGCCATGGTGAAAAACTCAGAGAACCGGGTGCATTTTATTTATAACTTTTTGGCCATGCTGGAGATGCTACAGCAGGAGTTAATAGATATACAATTAGGACTGGATTATAATAATTTTTGGATTGCGCCCCGAACACCACACTGA
- the dxs gene encoding 1-deoxy-D-xylulose-5-phosphate synthase codes for MQVPAGDLLQKINSPSDLKQFSEDDLEQISQQLRQYIIDVVSVNGGHFGASLGVVELTVALHYVLNTPYDQLVWDVGHQAYGHKILTGRRDNFHTNRIYGGLSGFPKRSESEYDTFGVGHSSTSISAALGMAVASHYKGEKDRQHVAVIGDGAMTAGMAFEALNHAGIANSNLLVILNDNNMSIDPNVGALKEYLADITTSKPYNSFRADIGYVLSKLSAIGPDALKYAKKIEKSIKGTLLKQSNLFEALKFRYFGPIDGHDVKHLTKVLRDLRDIPGPKLLHCVTVKGKGYALAEKDQTKWHAPGLFDKITGEIKKTYYEKPQPPKFQDVFGHTMIELAEQNAKIMGITPAMPSGCSLNLMMKAMPDRAFDVGIAEQHAVTFSAGLASQGLVPFCNIYSSFMQRAFDQVVHDVAIQKLNVVLCLDRAGLAGADGPTHHGAYDLAYMRCIPNLVVSSPMNEEELRNLMFTAQLENAGPFVIRYPRGNGVMVDWQRPMKAIPVGKGRKICDGEELAILSIGAIGNEVVKATGELNNDGIYPAHYDLRFVKPLDEAMLHEVFTKYSKVITVEDGCLEGGAGSAVLEFMADHKYQAEVVRLGIPDAVIEHGEQPELWAECGYDAASIVRTVKSMGVKQNQHIIAS; via the coding sequence ATGCAAGTACCGGCCGGCGATTTACTCCAAAAAATAAATTCACCATCTGATTTAAAGCAGTTTAGTGAGGATGACTTAGAGCAGATCTCGCAACAGCTACGCCAATATATCATTGATGTGGTGTCGGTAAATGGCGGCCATTTTGGCGCCAGCCTGGGTGTGGTTGAACTAACTGTAGCCCTGCATTATGTACTGAATACCCCTTATGACCAACTGGTTTGGGATGTAGGCCACCAGGCCTACGGGCACAAGATACTGACCGGCCGTCGTGATAATTTTCATACCAACCGTATTTACGGAGGTTTGAGCGGGTTTCCTAAACGTTCAGAAAGTGAATATGACACGTTTGGCGTAGGCCACTCTTCCACTTCTATATCGGCTGCATTGGGCATGGCCGTTGCTTCGCATTATAAAGGTGAGAAAGACCGCCAGCACGTAGCCGTAATTGGCGATGGCGCCATGACTGCCGGCATGGCCTTCGAGGCATTAAATCATGCCGGTATTGCCAACAGTAACCTGCTCGTTATACTGAATGACAATAACATGTCTATTGACCCTAACGTGGGTGCTTTAAAAGAATACCTGGCCGATATTACCACCTCAAAGCCGTATAACAGCTTTAGGGCCGATATTGGCTATGTGCTTTCCAAGCTTTCGGCCATTGGGCCCGACGCTTTGAAGTATGCTAAAAAGATAGAAAAAAGCATTAAGGGAACTTTACTTAAACAAAGCAATTTATTTGAGGCCTTAAAATTCAGATACTTTGGTCCCATTGACGGCCATGATGTAAAACATCTGACCAAAGTGCTGCGTGATTTGCGTGATATACCTGGCCCCAAATTATTGCATTGCGTTACCGTTAAAGGTAAAGGTTATGCTTTGGCCGAAAAGGACCAAACCAAGTGGCACGCCCCCGGCTTATTTGATAAAATTACCGGCGAGATTAAAAAGACTTACTATGAAAAGCCCCAGCCACCTAAATTTCAGGATGTGTTTGGGCACACGATGATTGAGTTAGCGGAGCAAAACGCTAAAATTATGGGTATTACCCCGGCTATGCCATCGGGCTGTTCTTTAAACCTGATGATGAAGGCCATGCCCGACCGTGCTTTTGACGTAGGTATTGCCGAACAGCATGCCGTTACTTTTTCGGCCGGATTAGCGTCCCAGGGCTTAGTACCGTTCTGTAACATTTACTCCAGCTTTATGCAGCGGGCTTTTGACCAGGTGGTACATGATGTAGCTATACAAAAGCTGAACGTGGTGTTATGCCTTGACCGTGCCGGCCTGGCCGGTGCCGACGGACCAACACACCACGGCGCTTATGATTTGGCTTACATGCGCTGTATTCCTAACCTGGTGGTATCATCGCCCATGAATGAGGAAGAGCTACGCAACCTGATGTTTACTGCACAATTGGAAAACGCGGGTCCGTTTGTAATACGTTATCCGCGTGGCAATGGGGTAATGGTAGATTGGCAACGCCCTATGAAAGCAATCCCTGTTGGCAAAGGCCGCAAGATTTGCGATGGCGAAGAACTAGCTATCCTGTCTATTGGCGCCATTGGAAACGAGGTAGTTAAAGCGACAGGCGAATTAAATAATGACGGCATCTATCCAGCCCATTATGATTTGCGTTTTGTAAAACCGCTTGATGAAGCTATGCTACATGAAGTGTTTACCAAATACAGCAAAGTAATTACGGTAGAAGACGGCTGCCTGGAAGGCGGTGCCGGAAGCGCCGTACTAGAATTCATGGCCGACCATAAATACCAGGCCGAAGTAGTACGCTTAGGTATACCAGATGCAGTGATTGAACATGGTGAGCAACCCGAACTTTGGGCCGAATGCGGTTACGATGCAGCAAGCATAGTACGCACGGTAAAAAGCATGGGTGTTAAGCAAAACCAACATATCATTGCTTCTTAG
- the bla gene encoding subclass B3 metallo-beta-lactamase, producing MSIKRKIWIGIKVIITVGAIWLYIRWKDASNYGGQRYKEPFRIAGNLYYVGTRDVTSYLLAGPKGHVLIDGGYPGTAPMIIKSITQLGFKITDVKILLNSHAHVDHAGGLAQLQKASGAQLWVSENDADIIESGGASYRNPGPLNLLMHLGIIGYPAARVNHRFKDGAQIRLGPIELTAHVTGGHTPGATTWAIPVQEGNRKLLAVDMCDLQLPMPQSIFNWNYDTQIQKEFERGFKTLRSLPTDIYLANHARTYSQKRKLAERSIAKDPIAPFIDRQGYLDDINKAEKKFIQTIKEQKQSD from the coding sequence ATGAGCATTAAACGAAAAATATGGATTGGTATAAAAGTGATTATTACCGTAGGCGCAATATGGCTATATATTAGGTGGAAAGACGCCAGCAACTACGGCGGCCAGCGATATAAGGAGCCTTTCCGCATAGCCGGCAACCTTTATTACGTAGGTACACGCGATGTAACTTCATACCTGTTGGCCGGACCAAAAGGCCACGTCCTGATTGATGGTGGCTACCCGGGAACTGCGCCTATGATTATAAAGAGCATTACCCAACTCGGCTTTAAAATTACGGATGTAAAAATACTGCTCAACTCACATGCTCACGTTGACCATGCAGGTGGCTTGGCCCAACTGCAAAAAGCATCGGGGGCACAATTGTGGGTGAGCGAGAATGATGCCGATATTATTGAGTCGGGCGGCGCAAGTTACAGAAACCCGGGCCCGTTAAACTTACTGATGCATCTGGGTATTATAGGCTATCCTGCTGCCCGGGTTAACCACCGGTTTAAGGACGGAGCCCAAATACGCCTGGGACCAATTGAACTTACCGCACACGTTACCGGCGGCCACACGCCTGGTGCCACTACCTGGGCAATCCCGGTTCAGGAAGGTAACCGCAAATTGCTTGCGGTTGATATGTGCGATTTACAATTGCCTATGCCCCAGTCAATTTTTAATTGGAATTATGATACACAAATTCAGAAAGAATTTGAACGTGGTTTTAAAACACTGCGCAGCTTGCCCACCGACATTTACCTTGCCAACCACGCCCGAACCTACAGCCAGAAGCGTAAGCTGGCCGAACGCAGCATTGCAAAAGACCCTATAGCACCGTTTATAGACAGGCAGGGTTATTTGGACGATATTAATAAGGCTGAAAAGAAGTTCATACAAACCATAAAAGAACAGAAGCAATCTGATTAA